A portion of the Salinigranum marinum genome contains these proteins:
- a CDS encoding heptaprenylglyceryl phosphate synthase gives MHTGERLGRLVAAGRVVASALPVDTNPVPSWTHLTKVDPEDDKRLPLLYPRYLRWTDAVAVGGSTAVTPTNTEATFALLSAVDRPVFHEPSDPTHVTDRTMDAAAFIAIPQVLNGSTDAIVGDLGAGIERVRERLAPAMVEERVPWWTPGVVRDALADAATTWLLATAAFEAYVVQNPDSAAAREAGVTAEDVLGPAEAARRAMVADRYLRAPVVYIEYSGTFGGMDAERVVEAVDGAVSRSRVWYGGGLASRDDARAMLEAGADAVVVGDAFHEIASEERAIFDRARDALPDDASRATVADWLSDAAAGDTAAAAYLSTVPGVADPTATAGRLLVDTVTVWLRLRAVAAGTASDAALDRAVSAAGVRGAGPAEADEAARRWSRAALGAVGGSATEPLATQLSPAGDR, from the coding sequence ATGCACACGGGTGAGCGCCTGGGGCGGCTCGTGGCGGCCGGCCGGGTCGTCGCGAGCGCCCTCCCGGTCGACACCAACCCCGTCCCGTCGTGGACACACCTCACGAAGGTCGACCCGGAGGACGACAAGCGGCTCCCCCTGTTGTACCCCCGATATCTCCGGTGGACGGACGCGGTCGCGGTCGGCGGGTCGACGGCGGTCACACCGACGAACACCGAGGCGACGTTCGCGCTGCTGTCGGCCGTCGACCGGCCGGTGTTTCACGAACCGAGCGACCCGACACACGTGACGGACCGCACGATGGACGCGGCGGCGTTCATCGCCATCCCCCAGGTGCTCAACGGGAGCACGGACGCGATCGTCGGCGACCTCGGGGCGGGCATCGAGCGCGTCCGCGAGCGGCTGGCACCCGCGATGGTCGAAGAGCGCGTCCCGTGGTGGACGCCGGGCGTCGTCCGCGACGCCCTCGCCGACGCCGCCACGACGTGGTTGCTGGCGACCGCCGCGTTCGAGGCGTACGTCGTCCAGAACCCCGACAGCGCCGCCGCACGCGAGGCGGGCGTCACTGCCGAGGACGTGCTCGGGCCCGCGGAGGCGGCGCGGCGGGCGATGGTCGCCGACCGCTATCTGCGCGCACCCGTCGTCTACATCGAGTACTCCGGCACGTTCGGCGGGATGGATGCCGAACGGGTGGTCGAGGCCGTCGACGGGGCCGTGTCGCGGTCGCGGGTGTGGTACGGCGGCGGACTGGCCTCGCGGGACGACGCGCGGGCGATGCTCGAGGCGGGCGCGGATGCGGTCGTCGTCGGCGACGCGTTCCACGAGATCGCCAGCGAGGAGCGGGCGATCTTCGACCGCGCCCGCGACGCGCTTCCCGACGATGCCTCGCGGGCAACGGTCGCCGACTGGCTTTCGGACGCCGCGGCGGGCGACACCGCCGCCGCGGCGTACCTCTCGACCGTGCCGGGTGTGGCTGACCCGACGGCGACGGCTGGGCGGCTACTCGTCGACACGGTGACCGTCTGGCTCCGTCTCCGAGCGGTCGCCGCCGGGACGGCGTCCGACGCGGCGCTCGACCGTGCCGTCTCGGCTGCCGGCGTCCGCGGAGCAGGTCCCGCCGAAGCCGACGAGGCCGCCCGCAGGTGGTCGCGAGCGGCTCTCGGCGCGGTCGGTGGGTCCGCGACCGAGCCGCTCGCGACACAGCTTAGCCCCGCCGGCGACCGGTGA
- a CDS encoding NAD-dependent epimerase/dehydratase family protein: protein MQPTGSRCLVTGGGGFIGSHLVDALVGANDVRVLDDFSSGTRDNLPDDVDVVDGDVRDADALETAMADVDVVFHEAAIVSVTESVKEPVRTHEINATAGLAVLEAARRADARVVLASSAAVYGHPERVPISEFDPLQPTSPYGLQKLALDRYAAQYHDLYGLETVALRYFNAYGPRSAGGPYAGVISVFLDQAARGEAITVNGDGTQTRDFVHVDDIVQANLRAATTDAVGEAYNVGRGEAITIRSLAEEIRTAVGSDSEIVHTDPRPGDIDHSTADLTKVRANLGYEPTVSLADGLRDLVRHGDGEGDGD, encoded by the coding sequence ATGCAACCGACAGGGTCACGCTGTCTCGTCACCGGGGGTGGCGGGTTCATCGGAAGCCACCTCGTCGACGCGCTCGTCGGGGCGAACGACGTTCGCGTCCTCGACGACTTCTCGTCGGGCACGCGCGACAACCTCCCGGACGACGTCGACGTGGTCGACGGCGACGTCCGGGACGCCGACGCCCTCGAGACGGCGATGGCGGACGTGGACGTCGTCTTCCACGAGGCCGCGATCGTCAGCGTCACCGAGTCGGTCAAGGAGCCGGTCCGGACACACGAGATCAACGCGACTGCGGGGCTAGCGGTGCTCGAAGCGGCCCGTCGAGCGGACGCCCGCGTGGTGTTGGCCTCCAGCGCCGCCGTCTACGGCCACCCCGAGCGCGTCCCGATCAGCGAATTCGACCCGCTCCAGCCCACCTCCCCGTACGGCCTCCAGAAGCTCGCACTGGACCGGTACGCCGCTCAGTACCACGACCTCTACGGACTGGAGACGGTCGCGCTCAGATACTTCAACGCCTACGGCCCCCGGAGCGCCGGCGGCCCGTACGCGGGCGTCATCAGCGTCTTCCTCGACCAGGCCGCCCGGGGCGAGGCGATCACGGTGAACGGCGACGGCACCCAGACACGCGACTTCGTCCACGTCGACGACATCGTGCAGGCGAACCTCCGCGCGGCGACGACCGACGCAGTCGGCGAGGCGTACAACGTCGGCCGCGGCGAGGCGATCACCATCCGCTCGCTGGCCGAAGAGATCCGGACGGCGGTCGGCTCCGACTCCGAGATCGTCCACACCGACCCCCGACCGGGGGACATCGACCACAGCACGGCCGATCTGACGAAGGTACGAGCGAACCTCGGATACGAGCCGACCGTGTCGCTGGCCGACGGCCTCCGCGACCTCGTGCGCCACGGCGACGGTGAGGGCGACGGCGACTGA
- a CDS encoding hybrid sensor histidine kinase/response regulator: MTTESDPAFCALHVDDDEDIRGLVATFLPREQPELEVLSVSTAAAALDRLDAADCVVSGYHLPDMDGLALLRRIRAVYPGLPFVLYTAAGSEEIAAEAISAGVTDYLQKSTGREQYALLANRVQNLATQYRTARAMDDQQERFRRLVEHSSDVVSIVDSAGVFQYLSPAARHVFGYDPDDLVGDVGFDYVHPDDLDHTVETFLEAVADPAYRPVITFRFAHPEKGWVVLENTGRNLIDDPVVEGFVINSHDVTDRVERATELERQRDRFAEFANVVSHDLRNPLSVAGANLSLLERTEDLSRVAEVRLALERMEAIIDDLLTLAREGDGLTELSPVSLAEVVDAAWRSVDTEAARLTVDTAAVVIADPGRLQQLLENLFSNAVSHAGPAVHVTVVDSRADADASEDPVPATGATAATRGFAVTDDGPGIPPEDHERIFEYGVSSSTECTGFGLAIVRRVAEAHGWSVAVCESAAGGARFEFQGVRVLDDHPPNPDDGGDDTAGD, translated from the coding sequence ATGACCACCGAGTCGGATCCCGCGTTTTGTGCCCTCCACGTCGACGACGACGAGGACATCCGCGGACTCGTCGCGACGTTTCTCCCCCGCGAACAGCCGGAACTGGAGGTGCTCTCCGTCTCGACGGCGGCGGCGGCGCTCGACCGTCTCGACGCCGCTGACTGCGTGGTCTCGGGCTATCACCTGCCCGATATGGACGGGCTCGCGCTTCTCAGACGCATCCGCGCGGTCTACCCGGGACTGCCGTTCGTGCTGTACACGGCCGCCGGGAGCGAGGAGATCGCCGCGGAGGCCATCTCCGCGGGCGTGACGGACTACCTGCAGAAGTCGACGGGGCGCGAACAGTACGCGCTGTTGGCCAACCGCGTCCAGAACCTCGCAACCCAGTACCGGACCGCCCGGGCGATGGACGACCAACAGGAGCGGTTTCGCCGCCTCGTCGAACACTCCTCGGACGTCGTCTCCATCGTCGACAGCGCGGGCGTCTTTCAGTACCTCTCGCCCGCCGCCCGCCACGTCTTCGGCTACGACCCGGACGACCTCGTCGGCGACGTGGGCTTCGACTACGTCCATCCCGACGACCTCGACCACACGGTCGAGACGTTCCTCGAAGCCGTCGCCGATCCGGCGTACCGACCGGTGATTACCTTTCGGTTCGCCCACCCGGAGAAGGGCTGGGTCGTCCTCGAGAACACCGGGCGCAACCTCATCGACGACCCCGTCGTCGAGGGGTTCGTCATCAACTCCCACGACGTCACCGACCGCGTCGAGCGCGCGACGGAACTCGAGCGACAGCGCGACCGCTTCGCGGAGTTCGCGAACGTCGTCTCCCACGACCTCCGTAACCCGCTGTCGGTCGCGGGTGCGAACCTCTCGCTCCTCGAACGGACCGAGGACCTCTCGCGCGTCGCCGAGGTCCGACTCGCCCTCGAACGGATGGAGGCCATCATCGACGACCTGCTGACGCTCGCACGCGAGGGCGACGGCCTCACCGAACTGTCGCCGGTCTCGCTCGCGGAGGTCGTCGACGCGGCCTGGCGGTCGGTCGACACCGAGGCCGCCCGGCTCACCGTCGACACCGCGGCGGTCGTCATCGCGGATCCTGGACGCCTCCAGCAACTCCTCGAGAACCTCTTCTCGAACGCCGTCTCCCACGCCGGGCCGGCGGTCCACGTCACCGTCGTCGACAGCCGAGCTGACGCCGACGCGAGCGAGGATCCCGTGCCGGCCACCGGAGCGACGGCCGCGACCCGTGGCTTCGCCGTCACCGACGACGGGCCCGGCATCCCTCCGGAGGACCACGAGCGGATCTTCGAGTACGGCGTCTCCTCGAGCACCGAGTGCACCGGGTTCGGGCTCGCGATCGTCCGCCGGGTCGCCGAGGCGCACGGCTGGTCCGTCGCGGTGTGTGAGAGCGCGGCCGGCGGGGCCCGGTTCGAGTTCCAGGGCGTCCGCGTCCTCGACGACCATCCCCCGAACCCCGACGACGGTGGTGACGACACGGCGGGTGACTGA